A genomic region of Polypterus senegalus isolate Bchr_013 chromosome 17, ASM1683550v1, whole genome shotgun sequence contains the following coding sequences:
- the ccdc103 gene encoding coiled-coil domain-containing protein 103 — translation MQKPEVINFLALERELQSALAADKKYQRENDAKFRAIHQKVGSYEEFRDIVLASHLKPLDKKDKIGDERKQPWNTVAASSGQKPTSTTEAATPMPQEHLIIPQSAAEFYRQWRRNLPSGAEKYSFLLSLGGEHLSAIFRAEIAFALLGEFLQVLLENFSPKDCMAVMTILLHLPRTQRFGLHLDFLDQAERDGCKQLIEKLQRLHECDGPGCKMHCGNWASTSDTSGSAEPCESLAGYLRKVYKVSP, via the exons ATGCAGAAGCCGGAAGTAATTAACTTTTTGGCCCTGGAACGGGAGCTTCAGTCAGCACTAGCAGCTGATAAGAAATACCAGCGAGAAAACGATGCCAAGTTCCGCGCCATTCATCAGAAAGTGGGCTCCTACGAAGAGTTCAG GGACATCGTTTTGGCGTCACACCTGAAGCCGCTGGACAAAAAGGATAAAATTGGAGATGAGAGAAAACAGCCCTGGAACACCGTGGCAGCATCTTCAGGTCAAAAGCCCACCTCAACAACAGAGGCCGCAACTCCAATG cCACAGGAACACTTGATTATTCCACAAAGTGCAGCTGAGTTCTACCGGCAGTGGCGCAGGAACCTTCCCAGTGGAGCAGAGAAGTACTCCTTCTTATTGTCACTTGGTGGAGAGCATCTGTCTGCCATTTTCAGAGCGGAGATCGCATTTGCACTGCTGGGCGAGTTTCTCCAGGTGCTTTTGGAAAACTTCTCCCCTAAAGACTGCATGGCCGTGATGACAATCCTGTTGCACCTTCCGCGCACCCAGCGGTTCGGCCTTCACTTGGACTTCTTGGATCAGGCCGAGAGAGATGGCTGCAAGCAGCTGATTGAGAAACTACAAAGGCTACATGAATGTGATGGCCCCGGGTGCAAAATGCATTGTGGGAACTGGGCAAGCACCTCGGACACCTCTGGTTCAGCTGAGCCATGTGAAAGCCTCGCTGGCTACTTAAGGAAGGTTTACAAAGTGTCACCCTGA